Proteins from a genomic interval of Deinococcus radiopugnans ATCC 19172:
- the trmH gene encoding tRNA (guanosine(18)-2'-O)-methyltransferase TrmH, giving the protein MTPERYAKILRVLSKRQPTLTVLMDQVNKPHNLSAIVRTCDAVGVLTAHAVPPGNGKPLDFGGNTFEATSGSAHKWVRVQTHADTLAAVRDLQAQGVQVLATHLSQRSVDYREADYTRPTCVLLGAEKWGVADAAADAADGNIIIPMFGMVQSLNVSVAAATILFEAQRQRLSAGMYDAPQLAPDELARLAFEWGYPELAPAYRERGEAYPALDDQGQIIA; this is encoded by the coding sequence ATGACCCCCGAGCGCTACGCCAAAATCTTGCGGGTGCTGAGCAAACGCCAGCCCACCCTGACCGTCCTGATGGATCAGGTCAACAAGCCCCACAACCTCTCGGCCATCGTCCGCACCTGCGACGCGGTGGGAGTGTTGACTGCCCACGCCGTCCCACCGGGGAACGGCAAGCCGCTGGACTTTGGGGGCAACACCTTCGAGGCCACGTCGGGCAGCGCGCACAAATGGGTGCGGGTGCAGACGCACGCGGACACGCTGGCGGCGGTGCGCGACTTGCAGGCCCAGGGCGTGCAGGTGCTGGCCACCCACCTATCGCAGCGCAGCGTGGACTACCGCGAGGCCGACTACACCCGGCCCACCTGCGTGCTGCTGGGCGCAGAGAAATGGGGCGTGGCGGACGCGGCGGCAGATGCGGCGGACGGCAACATCATCATTCCCATGTTCGGCATGGTGCAGAGCCTGAACGTGTCGGTGGCGGCGGCCACCATCCTGTTCGAGGCGCAGCGCCAGCGGCTCTCGGCTGGGATGTACGACGCGCCCCAGCTTGCGCCGGACGAACTGGCGCGGCTGGCCTTCGAGTGGGGCTACCCGGAGCTGGCCCCCGCGTACCGGGAGCGCGGCGAGGCGTACCCCGCGCTGGACGACCAGGGCCAGATCATCGCCTGA
- the mscL gene encoding large conductance mechanosensitive channel protein MscL codes for MISGFQKFLLRGNLIDLAVGVLIGAAFGKVVDSFTSGLILPIIGIFGGVPDFTALTFTVNGSIFKYGAFLTALLSFVLTAAIIYFFVIVPFNHLMERFKRQEKAAVAEPSNEEKLLAEIRDAIKGRV; via the coding sequence ATGATCAGTGGCTTCCAGAAGTTCCTGTTGCGCGGCAATCTCATTGATCTGGCCGTCGGGGTGCTGATTGGCGCGGCCTTCGGCAAGGTGGTGGACTCCTTTACCAGTGGCCTGATTCTGCCGATCATCGGCATCTTCGGCGGGGTGCCCGACTTCACGGCCCTGACCTTTACGGTCAACGGCAGCATCTTCAAATATGGCGCGTTCCTGACCGCACTGCTCAGCTTCGTTCTGACGGCGGCCATCATCTACTTCTTCGTCATCGTTCCCTTCAACCACCTGATGGAGCGCTTCAAACGCCAGGAAAAGGCAGCGGTGGCCGAACCCAGCAACGAGGAAAAACTGCTGGCCGAGATCCGCGACGCCATTAAGGGCCGAGTCTGA
- a CDS encoding aminoglycoside phosphotransferase family protein, with amino-acid sequence MTPPPELLDAWNLRPQAELGGRLNRHWQVWNGQESAVLRRWHGPEPEVHYELNVLKLIADTGLNLPFLRRGPQVLDGAWWSLHDVVPGDPAPHEDAHTRGRWLAELHERWRELPLPAARPGWRGALEVLADPGADALLDAHEAARPADVRLYRWHLHRARRAVAALRPGPHRVIHGDFTPWNLRVQGGVWTGLLDFEFTRPADPLEDFALAWRGVHDDVVRGYAAHTPLTGEALALLTPLWWAHLLGGALHHLEWGVRDDGWTARKLLVRSPLMDELAAPYPG; translated from the coding sequence ATGACCCCACCCCCGGAGCTGCTCGATGCCTGGAATCTGCGGCCCCAGGCTGAGCTGGGAGGCCGCCTGAACCGCCACTGGCAGGTCTGGAACGGGCAGGAGAGCGCCGTTCTGCGCCGCTGGCATGGCCCAGAACCCGAGGTGCATTACGAGCTGAATGTTTTGAAGTTGATCGCGGACACGGGGCTGAATCTGCCCTTCCTCAGACGCGGACCCCAGGTTCTGGACGGTGCGTGGTGGTCCCTGCACGACGTTGTGCCGGGTGATCCTGCCCCACACGAGGACGCCCACACGCGGGGGCGCTGGCTGGCAGAACTGCATGAGCGCTGGCGGGAACTGCCCCTGCCCGCCGCCCGCCCCGGCTGGCGCGGCGCACTGGAGGTGCTGGCTGACCCCGGCGCCGACGCGCTGCTGGACGCCCACGAGGCGGCGCGCCCTGCGGACGTGCGCCTGTACCGCTGGCACCTGCACCGCGCCCGCCGCGCCGTGGCCGCACTGCGCCCCGGCCCCCACCGCGTGATCCACGGTGACTTCACGCCCTGGAACCTGCGCGTGCAGGGCGGCGTCTGGACGGGCCTGCTGGATTTCGAATTCACGCGGCCCGCCGACCCCCTGGAGGACTTCGCCCTGGCGTGGCGCGGCGTCCACGACGACGTGGTGCGCGGTTACGCCGCTCACACCCCACTGACTGGCGAAGCCCTGGCCCTGCTGACGCCGCTGTGGTGGGCGCACCTGCTGGGCGGGGCGCTGCACCATCTGGAATGGGGCGTGCGGGACGACGGCTGGACGGCCCGCAAACTTCTGGTGCGTTCCCCACTCATGGATGAACTGGCCGCGCCGTATCCCGGCTGA